Genomic window (Stenotrophomonas maltophilia):
CGGCCGCCTCTTCCTGCAGCGTGCGCAGGATGCGCTGGCCGGCGCGGCCGTCCACCTCGCTCCAGCCCAGGCGCTGCTGCTCGGTCTGGATCGCGCGACGGGTGGCGGTACCGATCATGCCGTCGGCGGCACCGATGTCGTGGCCACGGGCCAGCAGCAGGGTCTGCAGTTGGCGGCGCTCATCGCGGCCCAGGCCCGGGTCGTCGGTCGGCCAGGCGGTGGCCAACCCGTTGCCGCCACGCAATTGGTCAGCCAGCGTCGCGATCGCCAGCGCATAGCTTTCAGCGGCGTTGTAGCTGTAGATCGCGTCGTAGTTGCGGAACACCAGCAATGCCGGGCCCTTGATGCCGGCCGGCAGCAGCAGGGCGGCGCGCGCATCCGCCGGCAGGTTGGCCGGAGCCAACGCGCTGCCATCCAGCGCGGTCACGCCCTGCGCACGCCAGTCGGCCAGGGCGCGACGCTGGGTGCGCCCGGCCTGGCTGGCGTTGAAGCCGGCAGGAACGTGAACTTCCATGCCCCACGGCTCTCCGCTGCGCCACCCGGCGCGCTTGAGGTAGTTGGCGGTGGACGCCAGCGCATCGGGAACGCTGCCGACCAGATCGCGGCGGCCATCGCCATCACCGTCCACGGCGATGCGTGCATAGGTACTGGGCATGAAC
Coding sequences:
- a CDS encoding lytic murein transglycosylase, whose protein sequence is MPILTTLGLAAALASPPALPAAPDASVDPAFGRCLAGLQATAASQGISADRFNEITAGLTPDPSVLGLLDAQPEFTTPIWDYLAALVDRQRVADGRAMLQQHRDLLDRVSAQYGVDPATIVAVWGVESDYGRVFGKRPLLQSLATLSCAGRRQSFFRGELLALLKLIDRGDLQAQGLTGSWAGAFGHTQFMPSTYARIAVDGDGDGRRDLVGSVPDALASTANYLKRAGWRSGEPWGMEVHVPAGFNASQAGRTQRRALADWRAQGVTALDGSALAPANLPADARAALLLPAGIKGPALLVFRNYDAIYSYNAAESYALAIATLADQLRGGNGLATAWPTDDPGLGRDERRQLQTLLLARGHDIGAADGMIGTATRRAIQTEQQRLGWSEVDGRAGQRILRTLQEEAAAIAPAGQKALPATR